The following are encoded together in the Malaya genurostris strain Urasoe2022 chromosome 3, Malgen_1.1, whole genome shotgun sequence genome:
- the LOC131434361 gene encoding uncharacterized protein K02A2.6-like, with protein MDKEVEKLVKSCKSCIIVSSLEPPEPLKRTLMPERAWVDLAADFVGPLPSGHNLLVIVDYFSRFIEVIVMNLITAALTVQALHETFCRFGMPETLKTDNGAQFVSEELNSFCKQFGIELRRTTPYWPQANGEVERVNGMLTKYLKISQAEGTDWKWDLRMCVLMYNSSPHSTTGVAPAVLMFGRLLEDKLPALQYLPQQSVDEVRDRDRIRKYEGARYADHRRQAKLRALQAGDVVVIKRSHKENKLSSNFSPEEWTVVEQIGSDVKLCSKVSNRVLHRNIAHLKLIPEPDEEHSIYSSKERFSPDKAQPEQQASQLETDISTTGRPRRDSKPPSHLKDFSVG; from the coding sequence ATGGACAAGGAAGTGGAGAAACTAGTAAAAAGTTGTAAGTCCTGTATAATTGTTTCTTCCCTGGAACCTCCAGAACCATTAAAACGCACCTTGATGCCGGAAAGAGCATGGGTTGATCTGGCAGCAGATTTTGTAGGTCCGTTGCCATCTGGGCATAACTTGTTAGTCATCGTAGACTATTTTAGTAGGTTTATCGAAGTGATTGTAATGAATCTAATTACCGCGGCATTAACGGTTCAAGCATTACACGAAACATTCTGTCGTTTCGGGATGCCGGAGACATTAAAGACTGATAATGGAGCCCAATTTGTTAGCGAAGAGTTAAATTCGTTCTGCAAACAGTTTGGAATAGAATTAAGAAGGACAACACCATATTGGCCTCAGGCCAACGGTGAAGTCGAAAGGGTCAACGGAATGTTAACAAAGTATCTGAAAATCAGTCAGGCAGAAGGAACGGATTGGAAGTGGGATCTACGCATGTGTGTTCTCATGTATAACTCGTCTCCACACTCAACAACGGGAGTTGCTCCAGCGGTTCTAATGTTTGGGCGCCTACTTGAAGATAAATTACCAGCATTGCAGTACCTTCCGCAACAGTCAGTGGACGAAGTTCGGGATCGAGATCGGATTCGTAAATATGAAGGAGCGCGATACGCAGATCATCGCCGTCAAGCCAAGTTAAGGGCGTTACAGGCTGGGGATGTGGTGGTGATTAAAAGGTCacataaagaaaacaaattgtCATCAAATTTCAGTCCAGAAGAATGGACGGTCGTTGAACAAATTGGATCGGATGTAAAACTTTGTTCTAAAGTCTCTAACCGTGTGCTGCATAGAAACATTGCGCATTTGAAATTGATTCCAGAACCAGACGAGGAGCATTCTATTTACTCTTCAAAGGAGCGTTTTAGTCCAGATAAGGCACAGCCGGAGCAACAGGCGTCTCAACTAGAGACAGACATAAGTACAACAGGGCGTCCGCGAAGAGATAGTAAACCGCCGTCACATTTGAAGGATTTTTCAGTTGGCTAG